The Vicinamibacteria bacterium genome contains a region encoding:
- a CDS encoding tetratricopeptide repeat protein, whose product MLALLAAPLALDAVADERENEAKKQVYFGIEVAQRGLWREAIYRWEKAVELDPRNASARNNLAVAYEQAGQFDEANVEYERALEIDPNNLYIRQNYELFREAYERKKRTDQRSGTN is encoded by the coding sequence GTGCTAGCGTTGCTCGCCGCGCCTCTCGCGCTCGATGCCGTTGCCGACGAGCGCGAGAACGAAGCCAAGAAGCAAGTCTACTTCGGCATCGAAGTCGCGCAGCGAGGCTTGTGGCGCGAAGCCATCTACCGTTGGGAGAAAGCGGTAGAGCTCGACCCTCGCAATGCGAGCGCCCGAAACAATCTCGCCGTGGCTTACGAGCAGGCGGGGCAGTTCGACGAGGCCAATGTCGAATACGAGCGGGCCCTGGAGATCGATCCGAACAACCTCTACATCCGCCAGAACTACGAGCTCTTCAGGGAAGCGTATGAGCGAAAGAAAAGGACGGATCAGAGATCGGGGACGAACTAG
- the xerC gene encoding tyrosine recombinase XerC, translating into MRRDIDAFAEDLRYRRGLSVHTVASYRSDLEQLEVFLAEALTVTRVEDVDVLALRAFLAHLHQAGAARSSVARKLAAIRTFFRYLNREGRLTKNPARLVGTPRLDKKIPMRIEEAEVERLLDAPDSSTPLGRRDRALLELLYATGLRVGELVSLDLAEVDLESRLVRVVGKGGKERIVPFGEPAAEAVRHYLPDRQKLVRLGRGTDALILNARGGRLTARSVRRLVDRYLRLTALRKGLSPHSLRHAFATHLLERGCDLRSIQELLGHQSLSTTQKYTTLSAQRLLDVYEKAHPKA; encoded by the coding sequence ATGAGGCGCGACATCGACGCTTTCGCGGAGGATCTGCGATACCGCCGTGGTCTCTCCGTGCACACCGTCGCGAGCTATCGCTCGGATCTCGAGCAGCTCGAAGTCTTTCTCGCCGAAGCGCTTACGGTCACCCGGGTCGAGGACGTGGACGTTCTCGCCCTCCGAGCCTTCCTCGCGCATTTGCACCAAGCGGGCGCCGCTCGCTCCTCGGTCGCGCGCAAGCTCGCCGCCATACGAACGTTCTTCCGCTACCTGAATCGAGAAGGGCGGCTCACGAAGAACCCCGCTCGGCTCGTGGGAACGCCCCGGCTCGACAAGAAGATCCCGATGCGAATCGAGGAGGCCGAGGTAGAGCGTCTGCTCGATGCTCCCGATTCATCGACCCCCTTGGGACGCCGCGACCGTGCACTGCTCGAGCTTCTTTATGCAACCGGCCTCCGGGTGGGTGAGCTCGTTTCGCTCGACCTCGCGGAGGTCGATCTCGAATCACGTCTTGTCCGCGTCGTCGGAAAGGGCGGCAAGGAGCGCATCGTGCCGTTCGGTGAGCCCGCCGCGGAGGCGGTCCGGCATTACTTGCCCGACCGCCAGAAGCTCGTCCGCCTCGGCCGCGGCACCGACGCGTTGATCCTCAACGCCCGGGGAGGGCGACTGACGGCCCGTAGCGTACGTCGTTTGGTCGACCGGTACCTCAGGCTGACGGCCCTCCGAAAGGGGCTCTCGCCTCACAGCCTCCGTCATGCCTTCGCAACCCATCTTCTCGAGCGGGGTTGCGATCTCCGCTCCATTCAGGAGCTTCTCGGTCACCAGAGCCTCTCGACCACGCAGAAGTACACGACCCTATCGGCCCAGCGGTTGCTCGACGTCTACGAAAAGGCGCATCCCAAGGCTTGA
- a CDS encoding tetratricopeptide repeat protein, translating into MRSALLTSLALSLASSVLSDELEVETTWASLRAAGSSFVFGRLEGRFDGPDYRGRKLRVRRETTNEEHVIDVDQGLGYFRAALPTGTYEILAIEAVYIAPIRPMKPDRYPPVKQRYALKPSADDGFPTFPVVTEMPLYLGTLRSSVGRSGIVYEGHELEIIDEFVDAWEHMRFTHPRLVASLVEEGVAPERYFFLKPRSGSPALTAALDDPIDRARDYIAEGKFRQAIAWLQTQLPTTDDERSTFRLLIGEAFLGDRQYPAAIRELGEVLLGDPENWRALRLLARAHAQNGNAADAVGLYRALAEAVPNDAEASLHIGYHHALAGEAGLAAAAFESAFESNFDYLLHDLMPYALALKAATGRYEPPEAISGIVKPPSTMRSRRGSSGGFAILIDHQGRVVAAHLTRAAESWAPVVLMSVIRAKFTPAQLNGVAIPCLVILGAEDILEQTQ; encoded by the coding sequence ATGCGGAGCGCTCTCCTGACGAGCCTGGCTCTGTCTCTGGCTTCCTCGGTTCTCTCGGACGAGCTCGAGGTCGAGACCACCTGGGCATCCCTTCGTGCCGCCGGAAGCTCGTTCGTGTTCGGCCGGCTGGAAGGACGCTTCGACGGGCCGGACTATCGTGGGCGGAAGCTCCGCGTGCGGCGGGAGACGACGAACGAAGAGCACGTCATCGACGTGGATCAAGGGCTCGGCTATTTCCGGGCGGCCCTCCCCACCGGCACCTACGAGATCCTGGCGATCGAGGCCGTCTACATTGCGCCGATCCGACCGATGAAGCCCGACCGCTACCCGCCGGTGAAGCAGCGCTATGCCCTCAAGCCGTCTGCCGACGACGGGTTTCCCACTTTTCCCGTCGTCACCGAGATGCCGTTGTATCTGGGAACGCTCCGCTCGAGCGTCGGAAGGAGCGGGATCGTCTACGAGGGGCACGAGCTCGAGATCATCGACGAGTTCGTCGACGCATGGGAGCACATGAGATTTACCCATCCGCGGCTCGTCGCGAGCCTCGTTGAAGAGGGCGTCGCGCCCGAGCGTTATTTCTTCCTCAAGCCGAGATCGGGCAGTCCTGCCCTGACGGCCGCCCTCGACGATCCGATCGATCGGGCACGGGACTACATTGCCGAAGGTAAGTTCCGACAGGCGATCGCCTGGCTCCAGACTCAGCTCCCCACGACGGACGACGAGCGCTCGACCTTTCGTCTTCTGATCGGCGAGGCCTTCCTCGGTGACCGACAATATCCTGCGGCCATCCGGGAGCTGGGGGAAGTATTGCTGGGAGACCCCGAGAACTGGCGGGCCCTGCGGCTTCTCGCGCGGGCTCACGCTCAGAACGGCAACGCGGCCGACGCCGTCGGCCTTTATCGGGCCCTTGCCGAGGCGGTGCCCAACGACGCCGAGGCGAGCTTGCACATCGGCTACCATCATGCTCTTGCCGGCGAGGCCGGGCTCGCCGCCGCCGCCTTCGAATCGGCCTTCGAGTCGAACTTCGACTACCTGCTCCACGACTTGATGCCCTACGCTCTCGCCCTCAAGGCGGCCACCGGGCGTTACGAGCCTCCCGAAGCCATCAGTGGTATCGTCAAACCGCCGAGCACGATGCGATCGCGGCGCGGTTCGAGCGGAGGATTCGCGATTTTGATCGACCACCAGGGACGCGTCGTGGCCGCTCACCTCACGAGAGCCGCTGAGAGCTGGGCTCCCGTCGTTCTGATGTCGGTGATTCGTGCCAAGTTCACGCCGGCGCAGTTGAATGGTGTGGCCATTCCATGCCTGGTGATCCTGGGAGCCGAGGACATCCTCGAGCAGACCCAATAG
- the dprA gene encoding DNA-processing protein DprA, with protein sequence MDSDEERLAAWVLSRARLPRTADPWDAIESAGSCAGALQGLAPVVPIGVRDAAARSFERAEKEGYRIVALTEPSYPRLLRQIFDPPIALSVWGTLRPEDALGISIVGSRRPTSYGLAASRRLSRDLARAGLAITSGLARGIDASAHRGALEEGGRTLAVLGSGLCSLYPREHRRLAEEIATSGAVLSEFDLNEPPLGRNFPRRNRVISGLTLGTIVVEAATKSGSLVSARLAADQNRDVFAVPGPIDSTTSEGAHELIRDGARLVGRAEHVLEELREDVREALRIKASPRTAPTAPELDEDENAVVRALRQSLTRPLDVDELLEAVALPTERTLAALSRLEVARRVRRHPDGRYRPEI encoded by the coding sequence ATGGACTCCGACGAAGAGCGGCTCGCGGCCTGGGTCCTGTCGCGAGCCCGGTTGCCGCGGACAGCCGACCCCTGGGACGCGATCGAATCGGCGGGAAGCTGCGCCGGCGCGCTACAGGGTCTTGCTCCCGTCGTGCCGATCGGGGTGCGCGACGCCGCGGCGCGTTCCTTCGAAAGAGCGGAAAAGGAGGGCTATCGCATCGTGGCGCTGACCGAACCGAGCTATCCGCGGCTCTTGAGGCAGATCTTCGATCCTCCGATCGCTCTATCGGTCTGGGGCACGCTTCGGCCGGAAGATGCGCTCGGCATCTCGATCGTCGGCTCGAGGCGACCGACATCCTACGGGCTTGCCGCGAGCCGCCGGCTTTCGCGGGATCTGGCTCGTGCGGGACTCGCGATCACAAGCGGGCTCGCGCGGGGCATCGACGCTTCGGCCCATCGAGGAGCCCTCGAAGAAGGCGGGCGCACGCTGGCCGTGCTCGGCTCCGGCCTCTGCAGTCTCTATCCGCGCGAGCACCGGCGGCTCGCCGAGGAGATCGCGACATCTGGAGCCGTCCTTTCGGAGTTCGATTTGAACGAGCCTCCTCTCGGTCGGAATTTCCCCCGGCGAAACCGGGTCATTTCCGGCCTCACCCTGGGGACGATCGTCGTCGAGGCGGCGACCAAGAGCGGCTCGCTCGTCTCGGCGCGCCTCGCCGCCGACCAGAACCGCGATGTTTTCGCCGTGCCCGGACCCATCGACTCGACCACGAGCGAAGGAGCCCACGAGCTGATCCGAGACGGTGCACGCCTCGTCGGCCGAGCCGAGCACGTTCTCGAGGAGCTTCGCGAGGACGTTCGAGAGGCTCTGAGAATCAAGGCCTCTCCCCGGACGGCCCCGACGGCGCCCGAGCTCGACGAGGACGAGAACGCCGTCGTGAGGGCTCTGCGGCAGTCCCTCACGCGACCGCTCGACGTGGACGAGCTTCTCGAAGCGGTCGCGCTTCCGACCGAGCGCACGCTCGCGGCGCTTTCCCGGCTCGAGGTGGCGAGACGCGTCCGGCGCCACCCCGACGGGCGCTACCGGCCGGAAATTTGA
- the trmFO gene encoding methylenetetrahydrofolate--tRNA-(uracil(54)-C(5))-methyltransferase (FADH(2)-oxidizing) TrmFO, whose protein sequence is MSSSEVAVVGAGLAGSEAAWQLAKRGIPVRLYEMRPLVTTPVHRTEGFAELVCSNSLRSDSLNSAHGLLKEEMRRLGSLVMEAAELARVPAGQALAVDRDRFSEHVTRAVRSVSGITFLREEVRAVSDGGLVILATGPLTSETLASSIRTFTGRDSLYFYDAVSPVVEVESIDFSKAFRASRYGKGGDDYVNCPMDRVEYLRFHEALSAAARVDLHAIDQALYFEGCLPIEVMAQRGIDTLRYGPMKPVGLIDPRTGKRPYAAVQLRQDNLAATLYNIVGFQNQLKWGEQKRILRMIPGLERAEFSRYGMIHRNTYVNAPTLLRPTFQTRTRDSLFFAGQISGVEGYTESAASGLLAGINAARLSRGLVPVVPPRTTALGSLCHYISEADPENYQPTNIAFGLLPPLETRVKSRRERKEALVARALAAMDRFVETAAA, encoded by the coding sequence TTGAGCTCGAGCGAAGTTGCCGTGGTGGGCGCCGGTCTCGCCGGCTCGGAGGCGGCCTGGCAGCTCGCCAAGCGAGGCATTCCCGTACGCCTCTACGAGATGCGGCCTTTGGTCACGACGCCCGTTCACCGCACCGAGGGTTTCGCCGAGCTCGTCTGCAGCAACTCCCTGCGCTCCGATTCTTTGAATAGCGCACACGGGCTTCTCAAAGAAGAAATGCGCCGGCTCGGATCGCTCGTCATGGAAGCGGCCGAGCTCGCCCGCGTACCCGCGGGGCAGGCGCTCGCCGTCGATCGCGATCGGTTCTCCGAACACGTGACCCGGGCCGTACGGTCCGTTTCGGGGATCACGTTCTTGCGGGAGGAAGTGCGCGCCGTTTCCGACGGCGGGCTCGTGATACTCGCGACCGGACCGCTCACTTCGGAGACCCTGGCGAGCTCGATCCGTACATTCACCGGTCGCGACTCCCTGTACTTCTACGACGCGGTGAGCCCGGTGGTTGAAGTGGAGAGCATCGACTTCAGCAAAGCCTTCCGCGCATCGCGTTACGGGAAGGGTGGAGACGACTACGTCAATTGTCCCATGGACCGGGTCGAGTACCTCCGTTTTCACGAGGCCTTGTCTGCCGCGGCGCGGGTCGATCTCCACGCCATCGACCAGGCACTCTACTTCGAGGGTTGCCTCCCCATCGAGGTCATGGCCCAGCGCGGGATCGACACCCTGCGGTACGGACCGATGAAACCCGTCGGCTTGATCGATCCCCGAACGGGAAAAAGACCTTACGCCGCGGTGCAGCTTCGACAAGACAACCTGGCGGCGACGCTCTACAACATCGTCGGTTTCCAAAACCAGTTGAAGTGGGGCGAGCAGAAGCGGATTCTGCGGATGATTCCCGGCCTCGAGCGCGCCGAGTTCTCCCGCTACGGAATGATTCATCGCAACACCTACGTCAACGCGCCCACTCTGCTCCGGCCGACTTTTCAGACACGCACGAGAGATTCGCTCTTTTTCGCGGGACAGATCTCGGGCGTCGAGGGCTATACGGAATCGGCCGCATCCGGGCTTCTCGCCGGCATCAATGCGGCGCGGTTGTCGCGGGGACTCGTTCCGGTCGTGCCACCGAGAACCACGGCTCTCGGCTCGCTTTGCCACTACATCTCGGAGGCCGATCCCGAGAATTACCAGCCGACGAACATCGCCTTCGGGCTTCTGCCGCCGCTCGAGACCCGCGTCAAGAGCCGGAGAGAACGCAAAGAAGCGCTGGTCGCACGCGCTCTCGCCGCCATGGACCGCTTCGTCGAAACGGCCGCAGCATGA
- a CDS encoding ABC transporter permease, producing the protein MIEILWQDVRYGYRMLRAAPVVALTAISSLALGIGANSSMFAVVHAALFRPLPVDSPEELWFLFTGTEESPYDSISYPDYLDYRDRTEVFQSLSAFGEIAVSLGGDSAPEICRGLIVTGNFFETLGLRPQQGRLLTPEDDRVPGEHPVAVLGDGLWRRRFGAEVSVVGRIITLNGRTYHVVGVAPRGFRGPDVLESYDIYVPMMMQAYLRPPRGGFSGEMDPDLLDRRNASWLRVVGRLRSDRSPDEAAIAVGTLARQLERVYPDTNEGESATVFPVEKVDPRAWPWLSSVSVLLMAVVGLVLLVATANVTSLLLARAVSRRREIALRLALGGAKARLVRQLLTESLLLSVLGGALGLLLASWALHGFTRLVPEAGIFSFTLDFRVDLEVVLFTFLVSVVTAALVGLAPALRSCRGELAKTLKHTDGAEGLRGRFAGRKALVLAQLALSIVLLVVAGLFSKSFWNSRAAAPGFRAHEVLTAPLRIDLLRYTKTDGRNLYRDVLERARVLPGVVSASLARVVPLEGGGRTTTFRLEGSPEIGPEWDAERLPVVGTNVIAVDYFRTMGISLLEGRDFSDRDIEDAPFVVVINETFAKRFFPAVDALGKRIRLGGDESSRTIVGVVSDSKYRTVGEPATPHVYQPLAQVHETGMRLLMRTAVSPEALVPPLRNLLLSLEPNLPVSDIVPLERLVRSALFPARMAAGLMTVFAVLASSLAAFGLYGLMSFAVAQRSREMGIRVALGASPAQLVRLVVGDGLWLVTVGVVLGWAGAAAMSRFLAGFLYGVSPIDPITFGSVALLLSLVMLTAAYVPALRAGRSDPLIALRYE; encoded by the coding sequence ATGATCGAGATCCTCTGGCAAGACGTTCGTTACGGTTATCGCATGCTTCGCGCCGCTCCGGTCGTGGCGCTGACGGCGATTTCGTCGCTCGCGCTGGGAATCGGTGCGAACAGCTCGATGTTTGCCGTCGTGCACGCGGCGCTCTTTCGCCCGCTTCCCGTCGACTCACCGGAGGAGCTCTGGTTCCTCTTCACCGGGACGGAAGAAAGCCCGTACGATTCGATCTCCTATCCCGATTATCTCGACTACCGCGACCGCACCGAAGTGTTTCAGAGCCTGTCCGCCTTTGGAGAGATCGCCGTGAGCCTCGGGGGAGACTCCGCCCCCGAGATATGCCGCGGGCTCATCGTCACCGGCAACTTCTTCGAGACTCTCGGCCTGCGTCCCCAGCAGGGAAGGCTCCTCACACCCGAAGACGACCGCGTTCCCGGCGAGCATCCGGTCGCGGTGCTCGGCGACGGCCTGTGGCGGCGCCGCTTCGGTGCGGAGGTTTCGGTCGTGGGACGGATCATCACCCTCAACGGCCGGACGTACCACGTCGTGGGCGTGGCTCCGCGGGGATTTCGAGGGCCCGATGTGCTCGAGAGCTATGACATTTACGTGCCGATGATGATGCAAGCTTACCTCCGTCCGCCGCGCGGGGGCTTTTCCGGCGAGATGGATCCCGATCTGCTCGATCGTCGCAACGCGAGCTGGCTCCGCGTCGTAGGACGCCTGCGCTCCGATCGCTCACCCGACGAAGCGGCCATCGCGGTCGGAACCCTCGCCCGGCAGCTCGAGCGGGTCTATCCCGACACGAACGAGGGAGAATCTGCCACGGTGTTTCCCGTGGAGAAAGTCGACCCCCGGGCATGGCCGTGGCTTTCGTCGGTTTCCGTCCTTCTCATGGCCGTGGTCGGACTCGTGCTCCTCGTGGCCACGGCCAACGTGACCAGCTTGTTGCTCGCCCGTGCCGTATCGAGGAGACGCGAAATCGCCCTGAGGCTCGCTCTCGGCGGCGCCAAGGCTCGCCTGGTGCGTCAGCTCCTCACCGAGAGCCTGCTGCTCAGCGTTCTCGGAGGGGCGCTGGGCCTTCTCCTCGCGAGTTGGGCCCTGCACGGATTTACCCGGCTCGTACCGGAGGCGGGGATCTTCTCGTTCACTCTCGATTTCCGTGTCGACCTCGAGGTCGTTCTGTTTACATTTCTCGTGTCCGTCGTCACGGCGGCGCTCGTGGGTCTCGCCCCTGCCCTCCGTTCCTGTCGCGGTGAGCTGGCGAAGACCCTCAAGCACACCGACGGTGCGGAAGGTCTTCGCGGGCGCTTCGCCGGCCGAAAGGCCCTGGTGCTCGCCCAGCTGGCTCTGTCCATCGTATTGCTCGTGGTGGCGGGATTGTTCTCGAAGAGCTTCTGGAACTCCCGCGCCGCGGCCCCTGGATTCCGGGCCCACGAAGTCCTCACGGCTCCGCTCCGCATCGACCTGTTGCGCTACACCAAGACCGACGGCCGGAATCTTTATCGGGACGTCCTGGAGCGCGCCCGGGTGTTGCCCGGCGTCGTGTCCGCCAGTCTGGCACGCGTCGTCCCCCTCGAGGGCGGAGGCCGAACGACGACCTTTAGGCTCGAGGGCTCGCCGGAGATCGGCCCCGAATGGGACGCCGAACGTCTACCGGTGGTCGGGACCAACGTAATCGCGGTCGACTACTTTCGAACGATGGGAATCTCGCTTCTCGAAGGAAGGGACTTTTCCGATCGAGACATCGAGGATGCCCCGTTCGTGGTGGTCATCAATGAAACCTTCGCCAAACGCTTCTTCCCCGCCGTCGATGCCCTCGGAAAACGCATTCGACTCGGGGGCGACGAGAGCTCGCGCACCATCGTGGGCGTCGTGAGCGATTCGAAATACCGTACCGTCGGTGAACCGGCCACCCCGCACGTCTACCAGCCGCTCGCGCAGGTGCACGAAACGGGGATGAGGCTCCTCATGAGAACCGCCGTTTCTCCCGAGGCTCTCGTTCCCCCATTGCGCAACCTGCTGCTCTCCCTCGAGCCCAACTTGCCGGTGTCGGACATCGTTCCCCTGGAAAGGCTCGTTCGCAGTGCATTGTTTCCCGCGCGCATGGCGGCAGGGTTGATGACCGTCTTTGCGGTGCTCGCCTCGAGTCTCGCCGCCTTCGGCCTCTACGGACTGATGTCGTTCGCCGTCGCCCAACGAAGCCGGGAGATGGGAATCCGGGTGGCGCTCGGCGCGAGTCCGGCGCAGCTCGTGAGACTCGTCGTGGGAGACGGTCTGTGGCTCGTGACCGTCGGCGTGGTGCTGGGCTGGGCGGGCGCGGCCGCCATGTCGAGGTTCCTCGCTGGCTTCCTCTATGGCGTGAGCCCGATCGACCCGATCACCTTTGGATCCGTTGCCCTTCTCCTCTCGCTGGTCATGCTGACGGCTGCTTACGTACCCGCCCTGCGTGCGGGCCGATCCGACCCCCTGATTGCGCTCCGGTACGAATAG
- the topA gene encoding type I DNA topoisomerase: MTKSLVIVESPAKAKTINKFLGRNYVVRASMGHVRDLPKSKLGVDVEHGFQPDYVVIPKKKKVLSELKEEAKKATAIYLAPDPDREGEAISFHLAEELQAKNGAVHRVLFNEITKKAVEEAIRNPKRIDRDKVDAQQARRVLDRLVGYQISPLLWEKVRRGLSAGRVQSVALRIVCERERDIQAFQSEEYWSIHADLEAKTPPGFIAKLTRIDGNAAELKDEATTRAIADELSHLDFTVKTVTAKERRRKPVPPFITSKLQQEGARKLGFTAKRTMIVAQRLYEGIELGSEGPVGLITYMRTDSTRIANEALDEARQFVEEKYGRDLLPDKPNIYKSKKGAQDAHEAIRPTSVYRDPDSIAPYLDRDELKLYRLIWNRFVASQMAPALFDETIAEIEAGRYILRARGSVLKFKGFLAVYEEGKDEDTSPKATAEEREEEESREDGKDKKLPPLSEGELLKLLGVQPEQHFTQPPPRFTEASLVKELEEKGIGRPSTYASILSVLQDRQYVQKIERKFVPTELGFLVTDLLMGSFADIMEIEYTAKLEGMLDEIEEGRANYLTTIDGFYQKFSKDLTEAKKHMTNVKAMEIATEEKCDKCGKPMVIKWGRFGHFLACSGYPECRNTREIQNYQDKESADPDAFSEETCEKCDRPMVLKKGRYGQFLACSGYPECKNTRKIFKGKDGSLETKRDQLLDETCPKCGSRLVVKHGRYGEFTACSSYPDCKYIKQKEVGVACPREDCPGQVVERRSRRGKLFFGCSQYPDCDFTSWHKPVAEPCPECGYPVLFEKSTKRDGAHYACTEEGCGYKRSIDGGAPDAVKEPDPEEVAAK; this comes from the coding sequence ATGACGAAGTCACTCGTGATCGTCGAATCGCCGGCGAAGGCGAAGACCATCAACAAGTTTCTCGGACGCAACTACGTCGTACGAGCCTCGATGGGCCATGTCCGCGACCTCCCCAAGAGCAAGCTCGGCGTCGACGTCGAGCACGGATTCCAGCCGGACTACGTGGTCATTCCCAAGAAGAAGAAGGTGCTCTCCGAGCTCAAGGAGGAAGCGAAGAAGGCGACTGCCATCTACCTCGCTCCCGACCCCGACCGCGAAGGTGAGGCCATCAGCTTCCACCTGGCCGAGGAGCTCCAGGCCAAGAACGGCGCCGTCCACCGGGTCCTGTTCAACGAGATCACGAAGAAGGCGGTGGAAGAGGCCATCCGCAATCCCAAGAGAATCGACCGGGACAAGGTCGACGCGCAGCAGGCGCGCCGAGTCCTCGACCGGCTCGTGGGCTACCAGATTTCTCCTCTGCTCTGGGAGAAGGTCCGGCGGGGGCTCTCCGCCGGTAGGGTGCAATCGGTGGCGCTGCGCATCGTCTGCGAGCGCGAGCGGGACATCCAGGCGTTCCAGTCCGAGGAGTACTGGTCGATCCACGCCGACCTGGAGGCAAAGACTCCCCCAGGCTTCATCGCGAAGCTCACCCGGATCGACGGCAACGCCGCCGAGCTGAAGGACGAGGCGACGACGCGGGCGATCGCCGACGAGCTCTCCCATCTCGATTTCACCGTCAAGACGGTCACCGCGAAGGAGCGGCGCCGCAAGCCGGTGCCTCCCTTCATCACCAGCAAGCTTCAGCAGGAGGGGGCGCGCAAGCTCGGCTTCACCGCGAAGCGGACGATGATCGTCGCCCAGCGTCTCTACGAGGGAATCGAGCTCGGGAGCGAAGGACCGGTCGGTCTCATCACTTACATGCGCACCGACTCGACCCGCATCGCCAACGAGGCTCTCGACGAGGCCCGTCAATTCGTCGAAGAGAAATATGGCCGGGATCTGCTTCCCGACAAACCGAACATCTACAAGAGCAAGAAGGGCGCCCAGGACGCCCACGAGGCGATTCGGCCCACCTCGGTTTATCGAGACCCCGACTCCATAGCGCCCTATCTCGACCGCGACGAGCTCAAGCTCTATCGGCTCATCTGGAACCGGTTCGTGGCCTCTCAGATGGCGCCCGCTTTGTTCGACGAGACCATCGCCGAGATCGAGGCGGGACGATACATCCTGCGGGCGCGGGGGTCGGTGCTCAAGTTCAAGGGCTTCCTCGCGGTCTACGAGGAGGGGAAGGACGAAGACACTTCCCCGAAGGCCACCGCGGAGGAAAGAGAGGAAGAAGAGTCCAGAGAAGACGGCAAGGACAAGAAGCTCCCGCCGCTTTCGGAGGGCGAGCTCTTGAAGCTGCTCGGAGTCCAGCCGGAGCAGCATTTCACCCAGCCGCCGCCTCGATTCACCGAGGCGTCGCTCGTGAAAGAGCTGGAGGAAAAAGGCATCGGCCGGCCGAGCACCTACGCCAGCATCCTCTCGGTTCTCCAGGATCGACAATACGTACAGAAGATCGAACGGAAGTTCGTTCCCACCGAGCTCGGATTCCTCGTCACCGATCTGCTGATGGGAAGCTTCGCCGACATCATGGAGATCGAGTACACCGCCAAGCTCGAAGGGATGCTCGACGAGATCGAGGAGGGTCGGGCCAACTACCTCACGACGATCGACGGCTTCTACCAGAAGTTCAGCAAGGACCTGACCGAAGCCAAGAAGCACATGACCAACGTCAAGGCCATGGAGATTGCCACCGAAGAGAAGTGCGACAAATGCGGCAAGCCCATGGTCATCAAATGGGGGCGATTCGGTCACTTTCTGGCCTGTTCCGGTTATCCCGAGTGCCGCAACACCCGCGAGATCCAGAATTACCAGGACAAAGAATCCGCCGACCCCGACGCGTTCTCCGAAGAGACCTGCGAAAAATGCGACAGGCCCATGGTGCTGAAGAAAGGCCGCTATGGCCAGTTCCTCGCCTGCTCCGGCTACCCCGAGTGCAAGAACACCCGGAAGATCTTCAAGGGCAAGGACGGCTCGCTCGAGACGAAGCGCGACCAGCTGCTCGACGAGACCTGCCCGAAGTGCGGCTCCCGGCTCGTCGTGAAGCATGGACGCTACGGCGAGTTCACCGCCTGCAGCTCCTATCCCGACTGCAAGTACATCAAGCAGAAAGAGGTCGGCGTCGCCTGCCCCAGGGAAGACTGCCCCGGGCAGGTGGTCGAGCGTCGTTCGAGGCGCGGCAAGCTCTTCTTCGGGTGCTCGCAGTACCCCGATTGCGATTTCACCAGCTGGCACAAGCCCGTGGCCGAACCCTGCCCCGAGTGCGGCTATCCCGTCCTGTTCGAGAAATCGACCAAGCGCGACGGGGCCCACTACGCCTGCACCGAGGAAGGCTGCGGATACAAGCGAAGCATCGACGGCGGAGCCCCGGACGCCGTGAAGGAGCCAGACCCCGAAGAGGTCGCCGCGAAGTAA